In one Nocardioides luteus genomic region, the following are encoded:
- a CDS encoding DUF5703 family protein yields MWEYDKVTFSREFSRNIVTKLLVERAEHGGWELDRVRITADGTRRVTLRRKIIRQRLTV; encoded by the coding sequence ATGTGGGAGTACGACAAGGTGACCTTCTCGCGCGAGTTCTCCCGCAACATCGTGACCAAGCTCCTCGTCGAGCGCGCCGAGCACGGCGGCTGGGAGCTCGACCGGGTGCGGATCACCGCCGACGGCACCCGCCGGGTGACGCTCCGGCGCAAGATCATCCGCCAGCGCCTGACGGTCTGA
- a CDS encoding histidine phosphatase family protein, which yields MIHLVRHGEAAGERMDLAGADPGLSELGRRQVHALAHRLAFRPVRQVLHGPSRRTTETAVILTENLGAGSVPSDLLADRTPVPSTERSGDYPTHRWEWFHDVPEAERDVDGADLTAAWHKLWFEHHDDEVVLVTHAFVVAWFVRQVLNAPPATWMRIGPIGNATLTSIGPNIAGEPVVETFNAEVVLPI from the coding sequence GTGATCCACCTCGTACGCCACGGCGAAGCCGCCGGCGAGCGCATGGACCTGGCGGGGGCCGACCCCGGCCTCTCCGAGCTCGGCCGCCGCCAGGTCCACGCGCTCGCCCACCGACTCGCGTTCCGTCCCGTCCGTCAGGTGCTGCACGGCCCGAGCCGGCGTACGACCGAGACGGCCGTGATCCTCACCGAGAACCTCGGCGCCGGGTCGGTGCCCTCGGACCTGCTCGCCGACCGCACCCCGGTGCCGTCGACCGAACGGAGCGGTGACTACCCGACCCACCGCTGGGAGTGGTTCCACGACGTACCCGAGGCCGAGCGCGACGTCGACGGCGCCGACCTCACCGCCGCCTGGCACAAGCTCTGGTTCGAGCACCACGACGATGAGGTCGTGCTGGTGACGCACGCGTTCGTGGTCGCCTGGTTCGTACGCCAGGTCCTCAACGCCCCGCCCGCGACCTGGATGCGGATCGGCCCGATCGGCAACGCGACCCTGACCAGCATCGGGCCGAACATCGCCGGTGAGCCCGTGGTCGAGACGTTCAACGCCGAGGTCGTCCTGCCGATCTGA
- a CDS encoding phosphotransferase family protein: protein MISALDTLTPAQRDLLDRWLPGAELVLDRSDLHRAGTTALVLSAGDDRFLVKTAVEGVRHIDRELAAFRSWLAPWTETGHAPSLVEADREARIIVMTHLDGEPASTSAAIHDPEIYRQAGELLAVFHGQASVEDEDYEPELNERALSWLDGTGLDEDLVERLRTEITSWPTPTTVLVPTHGDWQPTSWVLDAGTVRVIDSGRFGFRPALYDLSRLSAQDFTRNDTFEKAFCEGYGSDPREPEAWHRLQVRDAISVAAWAHRAGHAEVAALSEETLTALVP, encoded by the coding sequence GTGATCTCGGCACTCGACACCCTGACCCCCGCCCAGCGTGACCTTCTCGACCGGTGGCTCCCCGGAGCCGAGCTGGTCCTCGACCGCAGCGATCTGCATCGCGCCGGCACCACCGCCCTCGTGCTCTCCGCCGGCGACGACCGGTTCCTGGTGAAGACCGCAGTAGAAGGCGTACGCCACATCGACCGCGAGCTCGCGGCCTTCCGCAGCTGGCTGGCCCCCTGGACGGAGACCGGGCACGCGCCCAGCCTCGTCGAGGCCGACCGGGAGGCCCGGATCATCGTGATGACCCATCTCGACGGCGAGCCGGCCAGCACCTCCGCCGCCATCCACGACCCCGAGATCTACCGACAGGCCGGCGAGCTGTTGGCCGTCTTCCACGGCCAGGCGAGCGTCGAGGACGAGGACTACGAGCCCGAGCTCAACGAGCGCGCCCTCTCCTGGCTGGACGGCACCGGGCTGGACGAGGATCTCGTCGAGCGTCTCCGCACGGAGATCACCTCGTGGCCCACGCCGACCACGGTCCTGGTGCCCACCCACGGCGACTGGCAGCCGACCAGCTGGGTCCTCGACGCCGGCACCGTGCGCGTCATCGACTCGGGCCGCTTCGGCTTCCGGCCGGCCCTCTACGACCTCTCCCGGCTCTCCGCCCAGGACTTCACCCGCAACGACACCTTCGAGAAGGCGTTCTGCGAGGGCTACGGCTCCGACCCGCGCGAGCCAGAGGCCTGGCACCGGCTCCAGGTCCGCGACGCCATCTCCGTCGCTGCCTGGGCCCACCGCGCCGGCCACGCCGAGGTCGCCGCCCTGAGCGAGGAGACGCTCACCGCCCTCGTCCCCTGA
- a CDS encoding M20/M25/M40 family metallo-hydrolase, protein MTSAETEVVDLCRDLIRIDTSNYGNDPGPGERKAAEYVAAQLDEVGISSEIYESESGRASVVAQWGGSTGDGLLLHGHLDVVPAAAEDWQVDPFSGEIQDGYVWGRGAVDMKDFDAMLLAVVRERQRTARIPERPITLAFTADEEAGGMKGAHVLVEDHPDLLAHCTEAVGEVGGFSTTVKGRRLYLIEAAEKGMAWMKLTARGTAGHGSMINRDNPITRLSGAIARIGAHEWPMQLTPTMQTLLAAVGEIAGEEPTPENAERLVEEFGPAARMIGATLRNVTNPTMTSAGYKVNVIPTEATAHVDGRFLPGFEDDFFETLRTLCGEGIDIEFDQNQMPWETPYDGALVAAMERSLVAEDPDALVAPYLMSAGTDAKHFKRLGMRTYGFAPLRLPEDLDFTALFHGVDERVPVDALQFGARVMDRFLDQI, encoded by the coding sequence ATGACCAGCGCCGAGACCGAGGTCGTCGACCTCTGCCGTGACCTGATCCGCATCGACACCAGCAACTACGGCAACGACCCGGGACCGGGGGAGCGGAAGGCGGCCGAGTACGTCGCGGCGCAGCTCGACGAGGTCGGGATCTCCTCCGAGATCTACGAGTCCGAGTCGGGCCGGGCCTCGGTCGTCGCCCAGTGGGGTGGCTCGACGGGCGACGGACTCCTGCTCCACGGCCACCTCGACGTCGTCCCGGCCGCGGCCGAGGACTGGCAGGTCGACCCCTTCTCCGGCGAGATCCAGGACGGGTACGTCTGGGGCCGCGGTGCCGTCGACATGAAGGACTTCGACGCGATGCTGCTCGCGGTCGTCCGCGAGCGTCAGCGCACCGCCCGGATCCCCGAGCGCCCGATCACGCTGGCCTTCACCGCCGACGAGGAGGCCGGCGGGATGAAGGGCGCCCACGTGCTCGTCGAAGACCACCCCGACCTGCTCGCGCACTGCACCGAGGCGGTCGGCGAGGTCGGCGGCTTCTCGACCACGGTGAAGGGCCGTCGTCTTTATCTCATCGAGGCGGCCGAGAAGGGCATGGCCTGGATGAAGCTGACCGCCCGCGGCACCGCCGGGCACGGCTCGATGATCAACCGCGACAACCCGATCACCCGCCTCTCCGGCGCGATCGCCCGCATCGGAGCCCACGAGTGGCCGATGCAGCTGACCCCGACGATGCAGACGCTGCTCGCCGCGGTCGGCGAGATCGCGGGGGAGGAGCCGACCCCGGAGAACGCCGAGCGGCTCGTCGAGGAGTTCGGACCGGCGGCCCGGATGATCGGCGCCACCCTGCGCAACGTCACCAACCCGACGATGACCAGCGCGGGCTACAAGGTCAACGTCATCCCCACCGAGGCCACCGCTCACGTCGACGGCCGCTTCCTGCCCGGCTTCGAGGACGACTTCTTCGAGACGCTGCGCACGCTGTGCGGCGAGGGGATCGACATCGAGTTCGACCAGAACCAGATGCCGTGGGAGACCCCCTACGACGGCGCCCTCGTCGCCGCCATGGAGCGCTCGCTGGTCGCCGAGGACCCCGACGCGCTCGTCGCTCCCTACCTGATGTCCGCCGGCACCGACGCCAAGCACTTCAAGCGGCTCGGGATGAGGACGTACGGCTTCGCGCCGCTGCGGCTCCCCGAGGACCTCGACTTCACCGCGCTGTTCCACGGTGTCGACGAGCGGGTGCCGGTCGACGCGCTCCAGTTCGGGGCGCGCGTCATGGACCGGTTCCTGGACCAGATCTGA
- a CDS encoding glycerophosphodiester phosphodiesterase — translation MQKRALLSAHRAAARQSGHRDNSWESLQEAVRMEVDYVEFDVHRTRDGEFVLHHDGHIRDRIGRKVRIADRTYAALSRLAPFRLVRYREALELLAAHGKHAHIDLKFASPSNHLGLPHEVDAAEIALEVMRESFIVTTMVDESVRVLRDWADLRAPETLVGLSLGGVDFRHHPLKLVRLKLSEFFPEGRIRRCRSNLVVVEHRLADVWLLRWAHRRNIKVLVWTVDNPGRLRRFVYDKRVWMVTSNHPARALLPA, via the coding sequence ATGCAGAAGCGTGCCCTTCTCTCCGCTCACCGCGCCGCCGCGCGCCAGTCGGGGCACCGTGACAACTCCTGGGAGTCGCTCCAGGAGGCCGTCCGGATGGAGGTCGACTACGTCGAGTTCGACGTCCACCGCACCCGTGACGGCGAGTTCGTACTGCATCACGACGGCCACATCCGCGACCGCATCGGCCGCAAGGTGAGGATCGCGGACAGGACGTACGCCGCGCTCTCCAGGCTCGCGCCGTTCCGCCTGGTGCGCTACCGAGAGGCCCTCGAGCTGCTCGCCGCCCACGGCAAGCACGCCCACATCGACCTCAAGTTCGCCTCGCCGTCGAACCACCTCGGGCTCCCGCACGAGGTCGACGCCGCCGAGATCGCCCTCGAGGTGATGAGGGAGAGCTTCATCGTGACCACGATGGTCGACGAGTCCGTACGCGTCCTGCGCGACTGGGCCGACCTCCGCGCTCCTGAGACCCTCGTCGGCCTCTCCCTCGGTGGCGTCGACTTCCGCCACCACCCGCTGAAGCTCGTCCGCCTCAAGCTCTCGGAGTTCTTCCCCGAGGGCCGCATCCGGCGCTGCCGTTCCAACCTGGTCGTCGTCGAGCACCGCCTCGCCGACGTCTGGCTGCTGCGCTGGGCCCACCGCCGCAACATCAAGGTCCTCGTCTGGACCGTCGACAACCCCGGCCGGCTGCGTCGTTTCGTCTACGACAAGCGCGTCTGGATGGTCACCAGCAACCACCCCGCCCGCGCCCTCCTCCCGGCCTGA
- a CDS encoding Ldh family oxidoreductase, whose product MTDHALVSSQWLRDTVHAVFEAAGLQHDAAGRVADSLVSADLRGVPSHGTMLVPMYVERIQRGSVARHSSAGVLVDAGAVAVLDARGALGQVTSDQAMDLAVAKSRLHGVGAVVVRNAFHFGGAFRYVEAAAKSGCIGIAASNTRPLMPAPGGAAAVVGNNPLAVGIPVLDREPLILDMALSEAALGKIRLAAQEGRPIPATWATDSEGAPTTDAAAAIAGLLLPAAGHKGYGLALVIDMLTGVLSGGGFGNAVQGLYADTSVPNNCAHFFLALDIAHFGNVTEFLTRAAQLADQVLTSPTAPGVERTLLPGQLEAERLAASTASGVRVDSSVLDALEATARDLGMTWRSPVAATASA is encoded by the coding sequence ATGACCGACCACGCGCTCGTCAGCAGCCAATGGCTGCGCGACACCGTCCACGCAGTCTTCGAAGCCGCCGGGCTCCAGCACGATGCTGCCGGCCGCGTCGCGGACTCGCTCGTCTCAGCGGACCTCCGCGGGGTGCCGTCGCACGGCACGATGCTGGTGCCGATGTACGTCGAGCGCATCCAGCGAGGTTCTGTTGCCCGACACTCCAGTGCCGGGGTTCTCGTCGATGCCGGGGCGGTCGCCGTCCTGGACGCTCGCGGCGCCCTGGGCCAAGTGACCAGCGACCAGGCGATGGACCTCGCGGTCGCGAAGTCCCGTCTGCACGGCGTAGGAGCCGTGGTCGTACGCAACGCCTTCCACTTCGGGGGCGCGTTCCGCTACGTCGAGGCGGCGGCCAAGTCCGGCTGTATCGGGATCGCCGCATCGAACACCCGCCCGCTGATGCCGGCGCCCGGTGGCGCCGCAGCCGTCGTCGGCAACAACCCGCTGGCCGTCGGCATCCCCGTCCTTGATCGCGAGCCGCTCATCCTCGACATGGCTCTGTCCGAGGCGGCGCTGGGCAAAATCCGCCTCGCCGCGCAGGAGGGACGGCCGATCCCGGCGACATGGGCCACCGACAGCGAAGGTGCACCGACCACCGACGCAGCGGCGGCGATCGCGGGACTCTTGCTGCCCGCGGCCGGCCACAAGGGCTACGGTCTCGCACTCGTCATCGACATGCTCACCGGCGTTCTGTCCGGTGGCGGGTTCGGCAACGCCGTCCAGGGCCTCTACGCCGACACGTCGGTCCCGAACAACTGCGCCCACTTCTTCCTCGCCCTCGACATCGCACACTTCGGCAACGTGACCGAGTTCCTGACCCGCGCGGCCCAGCTCGCCGACCAGGTGCTGACGTCACCGACCGCTCCTGGAGTCGAGCGGACACTGCTTCCCGGGCAGCTGGAGGCCGAGCGTCTCGCTGCCTCGACGGCCTCGGGTGTACGGGTCGACTCCAGCGTTCTTGACGCTCTCGAGGCGACGGCCCGCGATCTCGGTATGACGTGGCGGTCCCCGGTTGCGGCAACGGCCTCGGCCTGA
- a CDS encoding phytoene desaturase family protein, whose protein sequence is MHSTTDAVIIGGGINAMVAAAELSGAGWSVTLIERNQELGGFIASGERTLPGYVHDTYSSWHPLFLAGPAYASLGADLHRHGLEYRNTDGYVTASVDDDGNVAIAHRDPERTAAGFEHAADRAFYLASLDRFVDNVDRVGSLLGTELHSWSAVRQGLGLLRSVGRRSGESWARDVLTSGRSWCRNGFAGTEVDQLWTPWLLHAGLSPDHASGGFMLPVLAATVHGFGLPVVAGGAGNFVAAFRGLLEERGVQIVTGLEVDSVQVARKRAVGVSAGPHRWEARRAVLASVAPRTLYHDLLRGTDMVSATTRLDAQRYRAGRGEMQIHVALSSPLAWKDQRLSETPLIHISDGSRSTGIACAEAEAGLLPRQPTVVVGQQYLLDPSRVPPGAASLWLQLQEVPYSPAGDASGKIDTSAGWTPDTAAAYAERVLDRIEQHAPDLRAKVLAVDIVTPVDLERYNPNAIYGDPYGGSAELDQNFLWRPLPSAGSHRTQVQSLWHIGAATHPGPGLGGGSGHLVAQELTTSRNPFRLSRSKR, encoded by the coding sequence ATGCACAGCACAACGGACGCCGTCATCATCGGCGGCGGGATCAACGCGATGGTTGCCGCGGCGGAGCTCTCGGGTGCCGGCTGGTCCGTCACCCTGATCGAACGCAATCAGGAGCTGGGCGGCTTCATCGCGTCGGGCGAGCGGACCCTGCCCGGCTATGTCCACGACACGTACTCCTCCTGGCACCCCCTCTTCCTCGCTGGTCCCGCCTACGCAAGTCTCGGCGCCGACCTGCATCGTCACGGGCTCGAGTACCGCAACACCGACGGCTACGTGACCGCGAGCGTCGATGACGACGGCAACGTCGCCATCGCACACCGCGATCCCGAACGGACCGCGGCAGGTTTTGAGCACGCCGCCGATCGAGCCTTCTACCTCGCCTCGCTGGACCGCTTCGTCGACAACGTCGATCGCGTCGGCAGCCTCCTTGGGACTGAACTGCACTCATGGTCGGCCGTTCGTCAAGGACTCGGCCTTCTCCGCAGCGTCGGACGTCGGTCCGGCGAGTCCTGGGCACGAGACGTGCTCACCAGCGGCCGGTCATGGTGTCGAAATGGCTTCGCCGGAACCGAGGTCGACCAGCTCTGGACCCCGTGGCTGCTCCACGCAGGGCTCTCCCCGGACCACGCCTCGGGCGGCTTCATGCTGCCCGTGCTGGCGGCCACGGTGCACGGCTTTGGTCTGCCGGTCGTCGCCGGCGGCGCCGGCAACTTCGTCGCGGCGTTCCGAGGCCTGCTCGAGGAGCGCGGAGTCCAGATCGTCACGGGCCTCGAGGTCGACTCTGTGCAGGTGGCACGAAAGCGTGCGGTCGGGGTCTCAGCAGGCCCACACCGCTGGGAGGCCCGGCGGGCCGTGCTCGCTTCCGTGGCACCTCGAACCCTCTACCACGACCTGCTCCGTGGCACTGACATGGTGAGCGCAACGACCCGCCTGGATGCGCAGCGCTACCGGGCCGGCCGCGGCGAGATGCAGATCCACGTGGCTCTTTCCTCGCCTCTTGCATGGAAAGACCAACGCCTGAGCGAGACGCCGCTGATCCACATCTCAGACGGCTCGCGCAGTACCGGGATCGCGTGTGCCGAAGCCGAGGCCGGGCTGCTCCCGCGTCAGCCCACGGTCGTGGTCGGTCAGCAATATCTGCTCGACCCCTCACGAGTACCGCCCGGTGCGGCCTCACTATGGCTGCAGCTCCAAGAGGTCCCCTACTCCCCCGCTGGAGACGCCAGCGGGAAGATCGATACCTCAGCGGGCTGGACCCCCGACACCGCGGCCGCGTACGCCGAGCGGGTCCTCGATCGCATCGAGCAGCACGCACCGGACCTGCGGGCCAAGGTCCTCGCCGTCGACATCGTCACGCCGGTGGATCTGGAGCGATACAACCCGAACGCCATCTACGGCGACCCATACGGCGGGTCGGCGGAGCTCGACCAGAACTTCCTCTGGCGCCCACTTCCGTCCGCGGGATCGCACCGGACGCAGGTGCAGAGCCTGTGGCACATCGGCGCGGCCACCCATCCGGGTCCAGGGCTCGGCGGCGGCTCCGGCCACCTCGTCGCTCAAGAACTCACCACCAGCCGAAACCCCTTCCGACTCTCCAGGAGCAAGCGATGA
- a CDS encoding SDR family NAD(P)-dependent oxidoreductase, which produces MKTSFDAHGEVLLVTGGAQGIGAALARAYAEAGGTAVVLDVADAPELAQHPRIECHRVDISDRDAVFETVSRAVNRHGRIDALVAGAAIQPRSNVADMDPDEWRRVLAVNLDGVVWSCQAVLPHMRSARSGAIVVFASGLALHGRAQASAYAASKGALVAYAKSLASEVAEDRIRVNTIFPGVIDTAQFRDANPAGGEREHWQKTTGIGTSEDVVGPLLYLLSDAATMTGSTLTRDRAFSKE; this is translated from the coding sequence ATGAAGACCTCATTCGACGCCCACGGCGAGGTGCTCCTCGTCACCGGCGGCGCGCAGGGCATCGGTGCCGCGCTCGCCCGTGCCTACGCCGAAGCGGGTGGCACCGCCGTCGTCCTCGACGTGGCCGATGCGCCAGAGCTGGCCCAGCACCCGCGCATCGAGTGCCACCGCGTGGACATCTCTGATCGCGACGCCGTGTTCGAGACCGTGTCGCGGGCCGTGAACCGACACGGCCGCATCGACGCGCTCGTCGCTGGTGCGGCGATCCAGCCCCGCAGCAACGTGGCTGACATGGATCCCGACGAGTGGCGTCGCGTCCTGGCCGTCAACCTCGACGGCGTCGTCTGGAGCTGCCAGGCAGTGCTCCCCCATATGCGAAGCGCGCGCTCCGGAGCGATCGTCGTCTTCGCGTCCGGACTCGCCCTCCATGGACGGGCCCAGGCCTCTGCCTATGCCGCGAGCAAGGGCGCTCTCGTTGCGTACGCGAAGTCGCTGGCGTCCGAGGTCGCGGAAGACCGCATCCGGGTCAACACCATCTTCCCGGGGGTCATCGACACCGCGCAGTTCCGTGACGCCAACCCGGCGGGCGGTGAAAGAGAGCACTGGCAGAAGACGACCGGGATCGGCACCAGCGAGGACGTCGTCGGCCCGTTGCTCTACCTGCTCTCGGACGCCGCGACCATGACCGGTTCGACGCTGACGCGCGACCGCGCCTTCTCCAAGGAGTGA
- a CDS encoding FAD-dependent monooxygenase, with protein MSTNTTPVSDELPVIVVGAGPVGLITALGLAHYGVPFIVLEEDDRLSLDTKAGTVLTRTLEVLDRYGALDDVLRASLRVDEIGEIDRETNTSTLSVRTDDLTEDTRFPFVINIPQHHLEPVLKRVLEEKAPGALRMSSRVTKFVQHPDHVEVQVDTPDGEQVLSGRYLLACDGGRSQIREALGIVVEGKTLEERYMLVDLKVDLDVANQRDYPYLAYFGDPTEWMILVRQPHCWRFLYPLPPGTPEPSREELRDKALRFIGDVSDIEVIGTNIYPVHIRVADQWRDGRVFLMGDAAHLITPMWALGLNTGVLDASNLPWRLAWVLRGWADEKLLDGYEREQSPVASQGSGQMAEAARAYMDRRGEKVEAMSEGNWGNAFTRAMLGVSLDVDDNGDWSMVKNGNAPLPVRPGDRAPDLPLFGDEGTLHVHDLCRDGFVALHFTDTRRRPDIPESTPALEHYVISRWDAPLDSGIRDRALFDPGDRVRRRFGVAESTVVLLRPDAHIAAIVSGSPDRAIEEIYRTITGLDAAASERA; from the coding sequence ATGAGCACCAACACCACCCCCGTATCCGACGAGCTTCCCGTCATCGTGGTCGGCGCCGGGCCGGTCGGCCTCATCACGGCGCTCGGTCTCGCCCACTACGGCGTGCCGTTCATCGTCCTCGAGGAGGACGACCGGCTCTCGCTCGACACCAAGGCCGGCACCGTCCTGACGCGGACGCTGGAAGTCCTCGATCGCTACGGCGCCCTCGACGACGTCCTCCGTGCATCGCTGCGCGTCGACGAGATCGGCGAGATCGACCGGGAGACGAACACGTCGACCCTGAGCGTACGGACCGATGACCTCACCGAGGACACGCGGTTCCCCTTCGTGATCAACATCCCGCAGCATCACCTCGAACCGGTGCTCAAGCGCGTTCTCGAGGAGAAGGCGCCCGGCGCTCTGCGGATGAGCAGCCGCGTCACCAAGTTCGTCCAGCACCCCGACCACGTCGAGGTGCAGGTCGACACACCCGACGGAGAGCAGGTGCTGTCCGGTCGCTACCTGCTCGCCTGCGATGGCGGCCGCTCCCAGATCAGGGAGGCTCTCGGCATCGTCGTCGAGGGCAAGACCCTGGAGGAGCGATACATGCTGGTCGACCTCAAGGTCGACCTGGACGTGGCCAACCAGCGGGACTACCCCTATCTTGCGTACTTCGGCGACCCCACCGAGTGGATGATCCTCGTTCGGCAGCCCCACTGCTGGCGCTTCCTCTACCCGCTCCCTCCCGGCACCCCCGAGCCGAGCAGGGAGGAGCTGCGCGACAAGGCCCTGAGGTTCATCGGTGACGTCAGCGACATCGAGGTCATCGGCACCAACATCTACCCGGTCCACATCCGCGTCGCCGACCAGTGGCGCGACGGCCGTGTCTTCCTGATGGGAGACGCAGCCCACCTCATCACCCCGATGTGGGCTCTCGGCCTCAACACGGGTGTCCTCGACGCGTCCAACCTGCCGTGGCGCCTCGCTTGGGTGCTCCGAGGATGGGCCGACGAGAAGCTCCTGGACGGCTACGAGCGAGAGCAGAGCCCGGTCGCGAGCCAAGGATCCGGGCAGATGGCCGAGGCCGCGCGGGCCTACATGGACCGCCGGGGCGAGAAGGTCGAGGCGATGTCGGAGGGAAACTGGGGCAACGCCTTCACCCGTGCCATGTTGGGCGTCTCGCTCGACGTGGACGACAACGGGGACTGGTCCATGGTCAAGAACGGCAACGCCCCGCTCCCGGTCCGACCCGGCGACCGGGCTCCGGACCTCCCCCTCTTCGGCGACGAAGGAACCCTGCACGTCCACGACCTCTGTCGCGACGGCTTCGTGGCCCTGCACTTCACCGACACCCGCCGCCGGCCCGACATCCCCGAGTCCACACCGGCCCTCGAGCACTACGTCATCAGCCGATGGGACGCACCGCTGGACTCCGGAATCCGCGACCGGGCGCTGTTCGACCCCGGAGACCGGGTACGCCGCCGGTTCGGAGTCGCGGAGTCGACCGTGGTTCTCCTGCGTCCGGACGCCCACATCGCCGCCATCGTGTCCGGGTCGCCCGATCGCGCGATCGAGGAGATCTACCGGACCATCACGGGACTCGACGCCGCGGCGAGCGAACGGGCCTGA
- a CDS encoding cupin domain-containing protein, translated as MTTIPRPADISPEEWENNLSEPARYSGAAPDISREVEVEVDGEDPMARFREILIQTNDLDWVDKTLAGLTHKALWRNDDTGASISLVKFEKGIGIPSRHSHASNQFMFCLSGRYTYLPTGITLTPGSFYWNPKGSLHGPTLAEEESVLLEVYDGPHYPTQPDWYSDPADAH; from the coding sequence ATGACAACGATCCCCCGCCCCGCCGACATCTCGCCCGAGGAGTGGGAGAACAACCTCTCCGAACCGGCCCGCTACTCCGGCGCTGCGCCCGACATCTCCCGGGAGGTGGAGGTCGAGGTCGACGGTGAAGACCCGATGGCCCGCTTCCGGGAGATCCTGATCCAGACGAACGACCTCGACTGGGTCGACAAGACTCTCGCCGGCCTCACCCACAAGGCACTGTGGCGCAACGACGACACCGGCGCCTCGATCTCGCTCGTGAAGTTCGAGAAGGGCATCGGAATCCCCTCGCGGCACTCGCACGCCTCGAACCAGTTCATGTTCTGCCTCTCCGGCCGATACACCTACCTGCCGACGGGGATCACGCTGACCCCGGGTTCCTTCTACTGGAACCCGAAGGGGAGCCTCCACGGCCCGACGCTGGCGGAGGAGGAGTCCGTCCTGCTCGAGGTGTACGACGGCCCGCACTACCCCACTCAGCCGGACTGGTACTCCGACCCGGCCGACGCCCACTGA
- a CDS encoding RidA family protein has protein sequence MSKTNVVSPALATPNGHFSQASTIEASGKLVFVSGMTARNNEGGITGIGNITEQTHQVCQNLKAAVEAAGGTLDDICRVDVYVRNMEDFQAIHEVRRQYFTGEPPASTMVEVSKFVSKDYLIEINAIAVVQEQAS, from the coding sequence ATGAGCAAGACGAACGTCGTGTCCCCGGCCCTCGCCACCCCCAACGGGCACTTCTCCCAGGCATCCACGATCGAGGCCAGCGGGAAGCTGGTCTTCGTGTCTGGCATGACCGCCCGCAACAACGAAGGCGGCATCACGGGCATCGGCAACATCACCGAGCAGACCCACCAGGTGTGCCAGAACCTCAAGGCGGCGGTCGAGGCCGCCGGTGGGACCCTCGACGACATCTGCCGCGTCGACGTGTACGTACGGAACATGGAGGACTTCCAGGCCATTCACGAGGTGCGCCGCCAGTACTTCACCGGCGAACCGCCGGCCTCCACGATGGTCGAGGTCTCCAAGTTCGTGTCCAAGGACTACCTCATCGAGATCAACGCCATCGCGGTCGTCCAGGAGCAGGCGTCATGA
- a CDS encoding fumarylacetoacetate hydrolase family protein, translating to MRLASVLMGDQRRAAAVFPDEEYVALLPEGVAVDDIVRGGSDALGALDATIAEAPRLSLGEVQLLAPLTRFNRDILCTGWNYWDHFEESKGKREGQDPPEPPAHPTFFTKGPDTVIGPYDGIAFDPEISSKWDYEAEVAIIIGKDGRSIPEDQAREHIFGYCVANDVSQRDLQRQHGGQWLKGKSIDQTMPLGPWITTADEIEDPYSLDIEFELDGRLMQKASTSQVAFSFERIISELSWGMTLRAGDVILTGTPSGIGNAREPQIFLEAGSELVSTVSQLGTLRNQMSPTKLS from the coding sequence ATGAGGTTGGCGTCGGTCCTCATGGGCGATCAGCGACGTGCAGCCGCGGTGTTCCCGGACGAGGAGTATGTGGCGCTGCTGCCTGAAGGCGTAGCGGTCGACGACATCGTGCGCGGCGGGAGCGACGCGCTCGGTGCCCTGGACGCCACGATCGCCGAGGCGCCGCGCCTGTCGCTCGGTGAGGTGCAGCTTCTCGCCCCGCTGACCCGGTTCAACCGCGACATCCTCTGCACGGGGTGGAACTACTGGGATCATTTCGAGGAGTCGAAGGGCAAGCGCGAGGGACAGGACCCGCCCGAGCCGCCGGCCCACCCGACGTTCTTCACCAAGGGCCCCGACACCGTCATCGGCCCCTACGACGGCATCGCCTTCGACCCGGAGATCTCCTCGAAGTGGGACTATGAGGCGGAGGTGGCGATCATCATCGGCAAGGACGGGCGCTCGATCCCCGAGGACCAGGCACGCGAGCACATCTTCGGCTACTGCGTCGCCAACGACGTCAGTCAGCGTGACCTTCAGCGCCAGCACGGTGGCCAGTGGCTCAAGGGCAAGAGCATCGACCAGACCATGCCGTTGGGCCCGTGGATCACGACCGCTGACGAGATCGAGGACCCGTACTCGCTCGACATCGAGTTCGAGCTCGACGGTCGCCTCATGCAGAAGGCCTCGACCAGCCAGGTGGCTTTCTCCTTCGAGAGGATCATCAGCGAGCTGTCCTGGGGGATGACCTTGAGGGCCGGCGACGTCATCCTGACCGGAACGCCCAGCGGCATCGGAAACGCTCGTGAACCCCAGATCTTCCTGGAAGCAGGCTCCGAGCTGGTCTCGACGGTCTCTCAGCTGGGAACACTCCGAAATCAGATGAGCCCGACCAAGCTCTCCTGA